In one Sneathia sanguinegens genomic region, the following are encoded:
- a CDS encoding YadA-like family protein, with translation MKKLEKCIKTNLKKKISINKALIILFMITGSFSMSAQGDYIIKRNAIGENSFAKNGYVLGDNSIVGSKDKDNAQQIKDILKELKKLNDEKKVLEDKLRNSSDTEEQAKLRIKISEKELEITKKENELLGTVPKGGNNSYTIGNETTTLGDNTFTIGDKSFSKGDGTYSIGNENEVYGDSNQVHGNKNKVYGNENISFGVNNKIGTEDNNVEKNIVLGSNITINGVNNAIVFGDSSTPITNAVSIGSEKHERQIKFVKEGTDDTDAVNVAQLKKASPYYIWKNLTENKNKPDNEETKKEFLASLKGPKGDKGERGLEGKQGAKGERGEKGKDGVDGKSVKIISTKEDENKNTIIKFSDGNEVTINKGAKGDRGEKGEAGPAGPQGPQGQPGAKGEPGPVGPKGDQGPTGPQGPQGEPGKKGEPGPAGPTGPQGPQGQPGEKGETGPVGPKGDKGDPGQQGPQGEPGKKGETGPAGPTGPQGQPGAKGEPGPVGPKGDKGPTGPQGPQGEPGKKGETGPQGQPGAKGEPGPVGPKGDQGPTGPQGQPGEKGEPGPKGDTGQQGPQGPVGPTGPQGQKGETGPAGPQGQPGEKGEAGPKGDKGDPGKDAKIKSTTEDALGNTIIEFEDGHSITLSAGGKGDSTFAYYKKGEVSSTSRLIRGKDNKFYTEEMLKDAKYNGNKYIDKNGSEVPGGLDPKDVFIKALPEENSMVLSNIGNGKIEKDSTDAINGSQLFEKLNGKLDLDGSNLDDKSKEALIKKLSDGADIEKPKNILVTDSQVKDYLDKFKNGEAMNNMKADINKANSKADLAIGGVANAIAMSNLPQVTSYGKYNHMVTAAMGNFAGQSAFAIGISGTNNNRRIVYKLSGAVNTKGSLAVGAGIGVMLGEKHDFEIEKPSEIKAKLIQSEKERNAMKQKLEEQSAQIKELNEKLEILLNNMVKR, from the coding sequence ATGAAAAAATTAGAAAAATGTATTAAGACGAATTTAAAGAAAAAAATTTCAATAAACAAAGCACTCATAATTTTATTTATGATTACTGGAAGTTTTTCAATGTCCGCACAAGGGGACTATATTATCAAAAGAAATGCAATAGGTGAAAATAGTTTTGCAAAAAATGGATATGTACTAGGTGATAATTCAATAGTTGGAAGTAAAGATAAAGATAATGCACAACAAATAAAGGATATTCTTAAAGAATTAAAAAAATTAAATGATGAAAAAAAAGTACTAGAAGATAAATTAAGAAATTCAAGTGATACAGAAGAACAAGCAAAATTAAGAATTAAAATTTCTGAAAAGGAATTAGAAATAACAAAGAAAGAAAATGAACTATTAGGTACAGTTCCAAAAGGTGGTAATAATAGCTACACTATAGGGAACGAAACAACAACATTAGGAGACAATACCTTTACAATAGGAGATAAGTCATTTTCAAAAGGAGATGGAACTTACTCAATAGGTAATGAAAATGAAGTATATGGTGATTCAAATCAAGTGCATGGTAATAAAAATAAGGTATATGGAAATGAAAATATATCATTTGGTGTAAATAATAAGATAGGTACAGAAGATAATAATGTAGAAAAAAATATTGTTTTAGGTAGTAATATAACAATAAATGGAGTTAATAATGCAATAGTATTCGGAGATAGTAGTACACCAATAACAAATGCAGTATCAATTGGTTCTGAAAAACATGAAAGACAAATAAAATTTGTTAAAGAAGGTACAGATGATACAGATGCAGTAAATGTAGCACAATTAAAGAAGGCATCACCTTACTATATTTGGAAGAATTTGACAGAAAATAAGAATAAACCTGATAACGAAGAAACTAAAAAAGAATTTTTAGCTTCATTAAAAGGACCTAAAGGAGATAAAGGAGAAAGAGGACTAGAAGGAAAACAAGGAGCTAAAGGTGAACGAGGAGAAAAAGGAAAAGATGGAGTAGATGGTAAATCTGTAAAAATAATAAGTACTAAGGAAGATGAAAATAAAAATACAATAATAAAATTTAGTGATGGAAATGAAGTGACAATTAATAAGGGAGCTAAAGGAGACAGAGGAGAAAAAGGAGAAGCAGGACCTGCAGGACCACAAGGACCTCAAGGACAACCTGGTGCAAAAGGGGAACCAGGACCTGTAGGACCAAAAGGTGATCAAGGACCAACAGGGCCACAAGGACCACAAGGAGAACCTGGTAAAAAAGGAGAACCAGGACCTGCAGGACCAACAGGACCACAAGGACCTCAAGGACAACCTGGTGAAAAAGGAGAAACAGGACCTGTAGGACCAAAAGGTGATAAAGGAGATCCAGGTCAACAAGGACCTCAAGGAGAACCTGGTAAAAAAGGAGAAACAGGACCTGCAGGACCAACAGGACCACAAGGACAACCTGGTGCAAAAGGGGAACCAGGACCTGTAGGACCAAAAGGTGATAAAGGACCAACAGGGCCACAAGGACCACAAGGAGAACCTGGTAAAAAAGGAGAAACAGGACCACAAGGACAACCTGGTGCAAAAGGGGAACCAGGACCTGTAGGACCAAAAGGTGATCAAGGACCAACAGGACCACAAGGACAACCTGGTGAAAAAGGAGAACCAGGACCTAAAGGTGATACAGGTCAACAAGGTCCACAAGGACCAGTAGGACCAACAGGACCACAAGGACAAAAAGGAGAAACAGGACCAGCAGGACCACAAGGACAACCTGGTGAAAAAGGAGAAGCAGGACCTAAAGGTGATAAAGGAGATCCAGGTAAAGATGCCAAAATAAAATCAACTACTGAAGATGCTTTGGGTAATACAATAATAGAATTTGAAGATGGACATTCTATTACACTAAGTGCAGGTGGTAAAGGTGATAGTACTTTTGCATATTATAAAAAAGGAGAGGTTAGTTCTACTTCTAGATTGATTCGTGGTAAAGATAATAAGTTCTATACTGAAGAAATGCTAAAAGATGCAAAATATAATGGTAATAAATATATTGATAAGAATGGATCAGAAGTACCAGGTGGTTTAGATCCTAAAGATGTATTTATTAAAGCGTTACCAGAAGAAAATAGTATGGTATTATCTAATATAGGTAATGGAAAAATAGAAAAAGATTCAACAGATGCCATAAATGGAAGCCAATTATTTGAAAAATTAAATGGTAAATTGGATTTAGATGGTTCTAATTTAGATGATAAATCAAAAGAAGCTTTAATTAAAAAATTATCAGATGGCGCAGATATAGAAAAGCCTAAAAATATTTTGGTTACTGATAGTCAAGTTAAGGACTATTTAGACAAGTTTAAAAATGGTGAAGCTATGAATAATATGAAAGCAGATATTAATAAAGCAAATTCAAAAGCAGATTTAGCTATAGGTGGAGTTGCAAACGCAATAGCAATGTCTAATTTGCCACAAGTAACAAGTTATGGAAAATATAATCATATGGTAACAGCAGCGATGGGTAATTTTGCAGGACAAAGTGCATTTGCTATTGGAATAAGTGGTACAAATAATAATAGAAGAATAGTGTATAAACTATCTGGAGCAGTTAATACAAAGGGATCATTAGCAGTAGGTGCTGGTATTGGTGTTATGCTTGGGGAAAAACATGACTTTGAAATTGAAAAACCAAGTGAAATAAAAGCAAAATTAATTCAATCTGAAAAAGAAAGAAATGCTATGAAGCAAAAACTAGAAGAACAATCTGCTCAAATTAAAGAATTAAATGAAAAATTAGAAATATTGTTAAATAATATGGTCAAAAGATAA
- a CDS encoding Cof-type HAD-IIB family hydrolase — protein sequence MYKIIATDMDGTLLNSRNLISNENREAIIKAQEKGCKIVLASGRPIAAMKIFEKELKLAEYESYLIGFNGGQIIDCKTRETVFSLGLKENDIRYLFEKAEEYGVNVLTYNGGTILAKYDDEFARIEARYTNFPIKVIQSLDELDYTKTIKCMFVAEPVKIRECLEKLKKERKDKYFMSISDPHFLEICDINVNKGTAIKKLCEKLNIDLKYLITCGDSYNDKEMLEISGLSVAAANANEDIKKLCTYTSVTNDEHILKDVIDKFII from the coding sequence ATGTATAAAATAATAGCTACAGATATGGATGGGACTCTACTTAATAGTAGAAATTTGATATCTAATGAAAATAGGGAGGCAATAATAAAGGCTCAAGAAAAAGGGTGCAAAATTGTACTTGCAAGTGGAAGACCTATTGCAGCTATGAAAATATTTGAAAAAGAATTAAAATTAGCTGAATATGAAAGCTATTTAATTGGTTTTAATGGTGGTCAAATTATAGATTGTAAAACTAGAGAAACAGTGTTTTCATTAGGCTTAAAAGAAAATGATATTAGATATTTATTTGAAAAAGCAGAAGAATATGGTGTAAATGTTTTAACATATAATGGTGGAACTATTTTAGCAAAATATGATGATGAATTTGCTAGAATAGAAGCAAGATATACAAATTTTCCAATAAAGGTTATACAATCTTTAGATGAATTAGATTATACAAAGACAATAAAGTGTATGTTTGTTGCAGAACCAGTAAAAATACGAGAATGTTTGGAAAAATTAAAAAAAGAAAGAAAAGATAAGTATTTTATGTCAATATCCGATCCACATTTTTTGGAAATTTGCGATATTAATGTAAATAAAGGAACAGCTATTAAAAAGTTATGTGAAAAGTTGAATATAGACCTAAAATATTTAATAACTTGTGGTGATTCATATAACGATAAAGAGATGTTAGAAATATCAGGCTTATCAGTTGCGGCTGCTAATGCAAATGAAGATATAAAGAAGCTTTGTACTTATACTTCGGTTACGAATGATGAACATATTTTAAAGGATGTAATAGATAAATTTATTATATAA
- a CDS encoding LCP family protein, producing the protein MKKKILLLILVLCLGWALLPYNILILGSDTRSENLKGSRTDGIILVKVMPYMGTIKMVSIPRDSYVEIYGKDKYDKITHAFAIGGTDESMETIETFLNTKINYNVIFKFEDIVNITNILDGVDIVSNHTFVQDGFKFIKGQKYTVKGEQALAYARHRKTDSDFKRGERQRQLMKSIIYKMVSPSGIKKVPEILAYSKTHMNLSYNPLKIIPSLLGLINIKQYEVKGSSMRKNGIYYFVPSEESIQEIRDNFKIYF; encoded by the coding sequence TTGAAAAAGAAGATATTATTGTTAATATTAGTACTTTGTTTAGGTTGGGCACTTTTACCATACAATATTTTAATACTAGGTAGTGACACAAGAAGTGAAAATTTGAAGGGGTCAAGAACAGATGGTATAATTTTGGTTAAGGTTATGCCATATATGGGAACTATAAAGATGGTATCTATACCTAGAGATTCATATGTTGAAATATATGGTAAAGATAAGTATGATAAAATAACACATGCCTTTGCTATAGGTGGTACTGATGAAAGTATGGAAACAATTGAAACATTTTTGAATACAAAGATTAACTACAATGTAATATTCAAGTTTGAAGACATTGTAAATATTACAAATATTCTAGATGGAGTAGATATAGTCTCTAATCATACCTTTGTTCAAGATGGCTTTAAATTTATAAAAGGTCAAAAATATACTGTTAAAGGTGAACAAGCCTTGGCATATGCAAGACATAGAAAAACAGATAGTGATTTTAAAAGAGGAGAAAGACAAAGACAACTTATGAAAAGCATAATATATAAGATGGTTAGTCCTAGTGGAATTAAAAAAGTTCCAGAAATATTAGCTTATTCAAAAACACATATGAATTTGTCATATAATCCACTAAAAATAATTCCTTCTTTGTTAGGTTTAATAAATATAAAGCAATATGAAGTTAAGGGAAGTTCAATGAGAAAAAATGGAATCTATTACTTCGTTCCAAGTGAAGAAAGCATACAAGAAATACGGGATAATTTTAAAATATATTTTTAA
- a CDS encoding carbohydrate ABC transporter permease → MKKGKIVLSLIGSMLCLLWLVPFYLMIVNSFKTKKEIFVSPINMPKSLNFTNYIQAANNLRFLKTFFNSILITVFSIVVIIVFSSMAAYALARVKSKVSKIIFFIFVSAMLIPFQAVMIPLISIFGKAHMLNRVGLIFMYLGFGSSLSIFLYHGSISALPQSLDEAAIIDGCNRFQVFWYVIFPILKPITVTVAILNTIWIWNDYLLPSLVVNQDGKQTIPLRMFFFFGEYTKQWHLALAGLTLAIIPVIVFYIIAQKHIIKGVTQGSVK, encoded by the coding sequence ATGAAAAAAGGTAAAATAGTTTTATCTCTTATAGGAAGCATGCTTTGTTTGCTATGGTTGGTACCATTTTATTTGATGATAGTTAATTCATTTAAGACTAAGAAAGAAATATTTGTTTCTCCAATAAATATGCCAAAAAGTTTAAATTTTACAAACTATATCCAAGCAGCGAATAATTTGAGATTTTTAAAAACTTTCTTTAATTCAATTTTAATTACAGTATTTAGTATAGTAGTTATTATTGTCTTTTCATCAATGGCAGCTTATGCCTTGGCAAGGGTAAAATCAAAGGTAAGTAAAATAATATTCTTTATATTTGTTTCTGCTATGCTTATACCGTTTCAAGCAGTTATGATACCATTAATTTCAATTTTTGGTAAGGCACATATGTTAAATAGAGTTGGTTTAATATTTATGTATCTAGGATTTGGTTCAAGCCTATCTATCTTTCTATATCATGGAAGTATTAGTGCTTTACCACAATCTTTAGATGAGGCTGCTATTATAGACGGTTGTAATAGATTTCAAGTATTTTGGTATGTAATATTTCCAATACTTAAACCAATAACAGTAACAGTTGCGATTTTGAATACTATTTGGATATGGAATGACTATTTATTACCATCACTTGTAGTAAATCAAGATGGGAAACAAACTATACCACTTAGAATGTTTTTCTTTTTTGGAGAATATACAAAGCAATGGCATTTAGCCTTGGCAGGTTTAACTTTGGCGATAATACCAGTTATAGTTTTCTATATCATTGCACAAAAGCATATTATTAAAGGAGTTACACAAGGTTCAGTAAAATAA
- a CDS encoding carbohydrate ABC transporter permease, translating into MRKSKKVKDLFFWLFLSPILLAFLFVIVVPLFYGIYYSFTNWNGIGTPVFKGFSNYVKILSDIDFRNSIFFTVKFVIASVIIINITGLTLALLVTQEIKGKTLFRTIFFMPNLIGGLILGFIWQFVFLESFNAIGEAIGFEALKGWLSTTNTGFWGLIILTTWQMSGYIMIIYIAYLEGVPQELIEAAKIDGANPFQILWNIIFPLVAPAFTVSMFLTLSNSFKLYDQNLSLTGGAPFKSTQMIAMNIYNTAFSDNKMAYAQSKAILFFIVVATISLIQVYYNKKREVEL; encoded by the coding sequence ATGAGAAAGTCAAAAAAGGTTAAAGATTTGTTTTTTTGGTTATTTTTGTCTCCTATTCTTTTAGCATTTTTATTTGTTATAGTAGTGCCACTATTTTATGGAATATATTACTCATTTACAAATTGGAATGGAATAGGAACACCAGTATTCAAAGGATTTTCAAATTATGTAAAAATATTATCGGATATTGATTTTAGAAATTCTATATTTTTTACAGTTAAATTTGTTATAGCTTCAGTTATAATAATTAATATAACAGGTTTAACATTAGCCTTATTAGTTACTCAAGAAATAAAAGGAAAAACACTATTTAGGACTATATTTTTTATGCCTAATTTAATAGGTGGTTTAATCTTAGGATTTATATGGCAATTCGTATTTTTAGAAAGTTTTAATGCTATAGGTGAAGCAATAGGCTTTGAAGCATTAAAAGGTTGGCTTTCTACTACTAATACAGGATTTTGGGGATTAATTATACTAACTACTTGGCAAATGTCAGGTTATATTATGATAATATATATAGCCTATTTGGAAGGAGTCCCACAAGAATTAATTGAAGCAGCTAAAATTGATGGAGCTAATCCATTTCAAATTTTGTGGAATATAATATTTCCATTAGTTGCACCTGCTTTTACTGTTAGTATGTTTTTGACTTTGTCAAATTCATTTAAATTATATGATCAAAATTTATCACTAACAGGTGGAGCACCATTTAAATCAACACAAATGATAGCTATGAATATATATAATACAGCATTTTCTGATAATAAGATGGCTTATGCACAAAGTAAGGCTATTTTATTCTTCATAGTTGTTGCTACAATTTCTTTGATACAAGTTTATTATAATAAGAAAAGGGAGGTTGAGCTATAA
- a CDS encoding ABC transporter substrate-binding protein, which translates to MKKFLNLSLLISIFMTLFISCGNKEATSDKKVSIDIFQFKVEFKDKFTEVAQEYMKEHPNVQINVTTVGGGDDYGAALKTRFSSGNEPAIFNVGGPQDVSDYQAKLEDLTNTEISKKALPKTLDGVTVDGKVYGLPYNQEGYGFIYNKAIFEKAGINPEEIKTYAKLVEAVDTLNQKKAELGLQAVFAFPAKETWVTGLHLSNVFLSPEFNGDIKKTFEAKTVEFKYAKQFKDIVDLQSKNSVQPTVSLDYSQQVEKLFSTGKVAMIQQGNWALGSIEQIDPELAKNIGLIPIPVEGVEEGKLPVGVPMYWAINKDKDEATKKAAVEFLDWLYTSEKGKDYVLNQFKFIPAYTGYDAAKITDPLAKDIYKYSTEGNTINWVFMGYPSGWGMNVLGAEIQKYLSNQTSWDDLIKTTKDAWQKDR; encoded by the coding sequence ATGAAAAAATTTTTAAATTTATCTTTACTAATATCAATTTTTATGACTTTATTTATTAGCTGTGGTAATAAGGAAGCAACTTCTGATAAAAAAGTCTCTATTGATATATTTCAATTCAAGGTAGAATTTAAAGACAAATTTACCGAAGTGGCTCAGGAATATATGAAAGAACATCCAAATGTACAAATTAATGTTACAACTGTTGGTGGTGGAGACGATTATGGAGCAGCTTTAAAGACAAGATTTTCATCAGGTAATGAACCAGCTATATTTAATGTTGGTGGACCACAAGATGTTAGTGATTATCAAGCTAAATTAGAAGATTTGACTAATACAGAAATTTCTAAAAAAGCTTTACCTAAAACTTTAGACGGAGTTACAGTTGACGGAAAAGTTTATGGATTACCTTATAATCAAGAAGGTTATGGATTTATATATAACAAGGCTATTTTTGAAAAAGCAGGTATTAATCCAGAAGAAATTAAAACTTATGCAAAATTAGTAGAAGCAGTTGATACTTTAAACCAAAAGAAAGCTGAATTAGGTTTACAAGCAGTATTTGCTTTCCCTGCTAAAGAAACTTGGGTTACAGGTTTACATTTATCAAATGTATTCTTATCACCAGAATTTAATGGAGATATTAAGAAAACATTCGAAGCTAAAACAGTAGAATTTAAATATGCTAAACAATTTAAAGATATAGTAGATTTACAAAGTAAAAATTCAGTTCAACCAACTGTAAGTTTGGATTATTCACAACAAGTTGAAAAATTATTCTCTACAGGTAAAGTTGCTATGATACAACAAGGTAACTGGGCATTAGGTTCAATTGAACAAATAGATCCTGAATTAGCAAAGAATATTGGTTTGATACCTATACCTGTTGAAGGTGTTGAAGAAGGAAAATTACCAGTAGGAGTACCAATGTATTGGGCTATTAACAAAGATAAGGATGAAGCAACTAAGAAAGCTGCTGTAGAATTTTTAGACTGGCTATATACATCTGAAAAAGGTAAAGATTATGTATTGAATCAATTTAAATTTATACCAGCTTATACTGGTTATGATGCGGCAAAGATTACAGATCCTCTAGCAAAAGATATTTATAAATATTCAACAGAAGGAAATACTATTAATTGGGTATTTATGGGATATCCATCAGGATGGGGTATGAATGTACTAGGTGCTGAAATACAAAAATACTTAAGTAATCAAACAAGTTGGGATGATTTAATAAAGACTACAAAAGATGCGTGGCAAAAAGATAGATAA
- a CDS encoding DHH family phosphoesterase, which yields MLNKIKEEIKKAKNIVLVGHINPDGDCIGATVAFKYMIESFDSSKNVKVCINDDLPNYVEKLPYLPKIYKEIDGEIDLLISLDVANKERLAIDEKYIKLSKKTIAIDHHISNTKYFDLNYVEDISSASELTYKFLDIFSIKLTKEIATYIYLGIINDTGNFKHNNVTAHTFMVASEIANTGIDLSNIYRILFSKSLKKAELFSKSVLEATFDKELGFMYYYLGENDIYTRNETNGASEYMLGLEEVKVSLFMQQDGDEIKGSFRSKSADVNYIAAQFDGGGHKLASGFKTKKKLDEIIQKTKEILKCQK from the coding sequence ATGTTAAATAAAATAAAAGAAGAAATAAAAAAAGCAAAGAATATAGTTTTGGTAGGTCATATCAATCCAGATGGTGATTGTATTGGAGCAACAGTAGCTTTTAAATATATGATAGAAAGTTTTGATAGTTCAAAAAATGTTAAAGTTTGTATAAATGATGACTTACCTAATTATGTGGAAAAATTACCATATTTACCTAAAATATATAAGGAAATAGATGGAGAAATTGACTTATTAATCTCACTTGATGTGGCTAATAAGGAAAGATTAGCTATAGATGAAAAATATATAAAGCTTAGTAAGAAAACAATAGCTATTGATCATCATATAAGTAATACTAAATATTTTGATCTTAATTATGTAGAAGATATATCATCAGCATCAGAACTAACATACAAATTTTTGGACATATTTTCAATTAAATTAACAAAGGAAATTGCAACATACATTTATTTGGGTATAATAAATGATACAGGTAATTTTAAACATAATAATGTTACTGCTCATACTTTTATGGTAGCTAGTGAAATTGCAAATACAGGAATAGATTTATCAAATATTTATAGAATACTTTTTTCAAAGAGTTTAAAAAAGGCAGAACTTTTTTCAAAAAGTGTGCTAGAAGCTACTTTTGATAAAGAATTAGGATTTATGTATTACTATCTTGGAGAAAATGATATTTATACAAGAAATGAAACTAATGGAGCTTCAGAATATATGTTAGGTTTAGAAGAAGTTAAAGTATCCTTGTTTATGCAACAAGATGGGGATGAAATAAAGGGAAGTTTTAGATCCAAATCAGCAGATGTTAACTATATTGCAGCTCAATTTGATGGCGGTGGTCATAAATTAGCTTCAGGCTTTAAAACAAAGAAAAAATTGGATGAAATCATACAAAAAACTAAGGAGATTTTGAAATGCCAAAAATAG
- a CDS encoding site-2 protease family protein, whose protein sequence is MKIFLTILILSLVVIIHEFGHYITSIYFKAKVLEFSIGMGPKIFGYKKFSIRLLPLGGYVKLDEESLESIERYKQIIIMFAGIFMNILLAYIVLIYFTKLNIFKALVELVFIISKILSAFLHISLKDLSGPVGIYSAVGRATNILGVFRGSLYLVLLISINLAIVNLLPIPGLDGSRIYLNLLKMLGLKISKKIEERIYVAGFLILVFLTIFVLVQDISRL, encoded by the coding sequence ATGAAAATTTTTTTAACAATATTAATATTGAGTCTTGTTGTAATAATTCATGAATTTGGTCATTATATAACTTCTATTTATTTCAAAGCAAAGGTTTTGGAGTTTTCTATTGGAATGGGACCTAAGATATTTGGATATAAAAAGTTTTCAATAAGACTTTTGCCTTTGGGTGGTTATGTAAAATTAGATGAAGAATCTTTAGAAAGCATTGAAAGATACAAACAGATAATAATAATGTTTGCGGGAATTTTTATGAATATATTATTAGCTTATATAGTTTTAATATATTTTACAAAATTAAATATATTTAAAGCTTTAGTTGAATTGGTATTTATTATTTCAAAAATACTTTCAGCATTTTTGCATATAAGTTTGAAAGATCTATCTGGACCCGTTGGTATATATAGTGCAGTTGGAAGGGCTACTAATATTTTAGGTGTTTTTAGAGGAAGTCTTTATCTAGTATTATTAATTAGTATAAATCTTGCAATAGTTAATTTATTACCTATACCTGGTTTAGATGGAAGTAGAATATATTTAAACTTATTAAAAATGCTGGGGCTTAAAATTTCTAAAAAAATAGAAGAAAGAATATATGTTGCAGGATTTCTTATATTAGTTTTTTTGACTATATTTGTATTAGTTCAAGATATTTCAAGATTATAA
- a CDS encoding TrmB family transcriptional regulator has product MKLEDKLKAVGFNEVEAKVYLALLEKSGQNGTQLSKLLKLPRSSVYTALENLNERGIVYIIPTEKEYKNYNPIFPEDLVNMIKRKYIEILDTLAEDFDKIYDKKKYEMVYNIDGLTNIRYKLEEMIQDSKESILISGYIKNMPTVDKDIRYINENDVDQFVCLVDKKKILIAKLNALHEVAIYTNNSLIIEQFLKGIK; this is encoded by the coding sequence ATGAAATTAGAAGATAAATTAAAAGCTGTAGGCTTTAATGAAGTTGAAGCAAAGGTTTATTTAGCTTTGCTAGAAAAAAGTGGGCAAAATGGTACACAATTATCGAAGTTACTTAAATTACCAAGAAGTAGTGTGTATACTGCCTTAGAAAATTTAAATGAAAGAGGGATAGTATATATTATTCCAACGGAAAAAGAGTATAAAAACTATAATCCGATATTTCCTGAAGATTTAGTAAATATGATAAAGAGAAAATATATAGAAATATTAGATACTTTGGCAGAAGATTTTGATAAAATATATGATAAAAAGAAATATGAAATGGTGTATAATATTGATGGATTAACTAATATTAGGTATAAGCTTGAAGAAATGATACAAGATTCAAAGGAAAGCATACTTATTTCAGGCTACATTAAGAATATGCCAACAGTTGATAAGGACATTAGATATATAAATGAAAATGATGTAGATCAATTTGTTTGTTTAGTAGATAAGAAAAAAATATTAATAGCAAAATTAAATGCTTTGCATGAAGTTGCTATTTATACCAATAATAGTTTGATAATAGAGCAATTTTTGAAAGGAATTAAATGA